GCAGAACTCCGCCAAAGCCAAGAAAGGCTGCGATTGGCACTGTCAGCCTCACGGATGGGAACGTGGAACTGGAACATTCAGACAGGAAAAATTTCTTGGTCGAATAACCTGGAAGCCTTATTTGGAATGGAACCAGGAGAATTTGACGGCTCATTTGAGATGTTTGTAGCGCGATTGCACCAAGACGATCGCGATCGCGTACTAGCAGCCGTTGAGCGTGCTGTCGCCACCAAAGAAGATTATGACATCGAATTTCGGGTAGTCTATCCTAACGGTACGATTCGCTGGGCACTCAGCCAAGGCAAGGTTTTCTACAACCAAGACGGGCAACCGATTCAGATGGCGGGGATTGATTTAGATATTACCGAACGCAAAAGGTCAGCCGAAATTTTACGGGAAAGTGAAGAACGTTTTCGGCAACTCGCAGAAAATATTGATGCGGTGTTCTGGATCAGAGAAGTATCCGAAAATCGAGTCAGTTATGTTAGTCCTGCATATCAACGACTATGGGGATTGAACCGACAGGAATTGTATCAAGGACAACAAGCATGGGTCGATCGCATTCATCCAGAGGATCGAGAATCAACCCAGAGAGCGTTTGAGGAAAAAGCGATCGCAGGTCAATTCGATGAAGAATACCGCATTATCTTAACTGATGGTAGTATTCGCTGGGTTCGCGATCGCTGTTTTCCCCTTCGAGATGAAACAGGAGAGATTTATCGATTTGCCGGGATTGCCGAAGACATTAGCGAACGGCAAGCCGCGCTACGCGAACGCAAACGCTCTTTCGCAGCTCTGCAAGAGAGCGAAGAACGTTTCCGCACCTCGGTTGAAAATATGCTGGACTGCTTCGGGGTATACCGTGCTATACGGAATGAGCAGGGACAGATTATCGATTTTGTGACTGAATATGTCAATGATGCGGCTTGTCTCAACAATCAAATGACTTATAAACAGCAGATTGGGCAGGGGTTGTGTGAATTACTACCAGGGCATCGTGAAAGTGGATTGTTTGATGAATATTGCCAGGTAGTAGAAACAGGACAACCGCTGATTAAAGACAGTTTAGTTTATGAAGATGATTATGGAGAACAACGCTTAGTTAGAGCCTTTGATATCCGCGTAGCTAAATTTGGAGACGGATTTGTTGCCACTTGGCGAGATATCACCGTTCGCCAACAAACCGAAGAAGCCTTGCGCCAGAGTGAAGAATTTAAGAACCGCATTTTAGAAAGCAGTTCTGACTGCATCAAAGTATTAAGCCTTGAAGGGCGGCTGCTGTACATGAACACAGGCGGACTGTGTTTAATGGAAATTGACGACTTAAATTCCCATCTCAATACTGAATGGCTCTGTTTCTGGGGAGGCAGCTATCGGCAACAGGCAGAGGAGGCACTCGCTGCCGCTAAAACAGGTGAAGTCAGAATTTTTCGCGGATACTGCCCAACTGTAAAAGGCACTGCCAAATGGTGGGAAGTGGTTGTTAGCCCGATTCTGGATGCTTTTGGGCAGATGGAACGAATCTTATTGATTTCACGAGACATTACCGAGCGCAAAAAGACAGAACTCCTATTGCAGGAGAGCGAAGCCCGGTTGAAGCTAGCATATAAAGCTACGCGATCGGGAGTATGGGATTGGGACATTACCCGCAACAGCGCTCATGTCTCTGAAGAGTACTGCAATCTCTTCGGGTTTGACCCAACCACAGAAGAAGTCAGCTTTGAAGACTGGTTAAGCCGCTTGCACCCAGGCGATCGCACCTCAGCCAATGAAATAGTGAGTCGTACTATTCAGCAACAGCAAGAGTACTATGAAACTGATTACCGCATTTTACACCCTGATGGCATTCGCTGGTTAGCAGCTAGAGCTAAGGTTTTCTATGATGCTGTGGGCAATGGGGTAAGGATGCTGGGCAACGTGCAAGATATCACCGATCGCAAACAGGTAGAGGAAGAATTAAGACAAAGTGAAGAACGCTACCGCTACTTAGCAGAGGCGATTCCGCAACTTGTTTGGACTTGTAATGCCAGTGGTTCGTGCGATTACGCAAATCAACGATTGTGTGACTATACCGGATTGAGCTTTGAAGAGATTTTAGGGCGGGGTTGGTTATCAGCCGTTCATCCAGACGATAGACAAGCGGCTCAATCTATGTGGAATAATGCTGTGGATCGTGGCAGTAGCTATCGCCACGAATACCGCTTTCAAAGAGCTTCTGATAGCAGCTACCGTTGGCATTTGGTACTGGGACTGCCGCTAAAAGACCAACAGAGACAGGTAGTGAAATGGTTTGGCACCTGCACAGATATTCACGATCAAAAGGAACTAGAAGTTGAACGCAATCGCCTACTTGCCCAAGAGCAAGCAGCCAGAGCCGAAGCCGAACGCGCCAATCGGATCAAAGATGAGTTTTTGGCCGTTCTCTCCCACGAATTGCGATCGCCTCTCAACCCCATTTTAGGCTGGACAAAGCTGTTGCAAACCCGCAAATTTAATGAAACCAAAACGGCTGAAGCTTTAGCTACCATTGAACGTAATGCCAAACTGCAAACTCAATTAATTGATGATTTGCTCGACGTAGCCAAGATTCTGCGCGGTAAACTCAGCATCGATGCTACTCCTGTAAATCTGGCATCCGTGATTGAATCTGCGATCGACACAGTAAGTACAGCAGCCATTGCCAAATCAATTCTGTTGCATCCAGTACTGCCAAATATTGGGCAAGTCTCTGGAGATTCTAATCGCTTGCAACAAATCGTTTGGAACTTACTTTCTAACGCTATCAAATTTACACCCAAAGGCGGACAGGTAGAAATTCGACTACAGCGAGTAGACGATCAAGCACACATAATTGTCCGTGACACTGGCAAAGGCATTAACCATGAATTTCTCCCGTATATTTTTGAATCATTTCGTCAAGAAGATGTTTCAATTACTCGCAAGTATGGCGGGTTAGGATTGGGGTTAGCGATCGTCCGGCAGTTAGTTGAAGCTCACGGCGGCACAATCGCGGCTGACAGTGCGGGTGTTGGCTTGGGAGCCACCTTTACAGTCCAGTTGCCACTGCTGAATATTGAACCGGAAATTAAGCAGATAGATGAGTTGTCACAACCAGCACTTGAACTCACGGCGATTCGAGTCCTTGCAGTCGATGATGATTCCGATGCCCGTGAGCTATTAACCGTATTGCTTGGTGAATACGGAGCTACAGTTTTGACTGTTGCTTCTGCGGCAGAAGTATTGGCAAACCTGGAGTCCTTTCAACCCGATGTATTAGTTAGTGATATTGGGATGCCCGAAGTTGATGGCTATAACCTGATTCAACATATCCGAACTTTACCACCCGAAAAAGGCGGACAAATTCCAGCGATCGCGTTGACTGCTTATGCTAGAGTTGATGATTACCAGCGAGCTATAACCAGTGGCTATCAACGGCACGTTACCAAGCCCCTCGATCCAGAAGAGTTAGTTCAAGCTGTGGTAGCACTCGCACAGATCAAGATGGGAGCAGGGGATGCAGGGGGAGCAGGGGAGGCAGGGGAGGCAGGGGAGGCAGGGGAGGCAGGGGGAGCAGGGGGAGATTAATGATTTCTTAACCAAGGGGATGGATTATTAATCATATTCACTAAACCTGATAAAACTTAGTTGTAACTTGCATAAACTTCTCTTCCTACTTCTACATTCATGTAGTTGCATTTGACAGCAAATTCAATCCAAGTTTGAGTTTCAGCGGCTTCAGCTTGTCTACGACACGCTCCGCGAACGCAATCATTTAATTTAGCGACAAAAGCCGCTTCATAACGTCGTTTTCTCCATGCTTCAGCTAAATTAGCACAAACAGAGCGTGAGGATCTACGAATTTGATCAGTTAACGAATATCTTTCCTCCACAGGGAACTTCTTTGATAGCTCAAAAATTTTCATTGCTGCTTCAAAAGCAATTTTATAAATCCCTAGCTCTTTATGATCTTTAATTGCTTCTTTATTCATTGTTTTACCTCCCCCTGCTCCCCCTGCTCCCCCTGCTCCCTGCCCCCTGCTCCCTGCCCCCTGCCCCCTGCCCCCTGCCCATCAAGATTGGTAAATTGGGATTATGACAATAAATGCGGCTCCCTGCCCTGGTTCAGAAACACACTGCAATGTACCTTTGTGTTTTTCAGCCACAATCTGATAACTAATAGAAAGTCCCATTCCTGTACCTTTGCCGACAGCTTTTGTTGTAAAGAATGGATCAAACAATCGTTGCTTGATATGAGGAGTAATTCCAGGGCCATTATCTGCGATTTTAATGACAACTTCTTTGCTTTCTACCAAAGAAGTGGAAATCGTAATGGTAGGAGTTAAAATTTGGTTTTGAGTGTTAGCTTCTTCTAGCGCATCAATGGCATTGCTCAAAAGATTCATAAACACTTGGTTGAGTTGTCC
This Nostoc sp. KVJ3 DNA region includes the following protein-coding sequences:
- a CDS encoding PAS domain-containing protein — encoded protein: MSQQQRTLLIVDDSPEDRELYRRYLLRDREYSYTFLEATLGQQGLELWQQHQPDAILLDYRLPDLDGLEFLAKLQLSTQQPCLPVIVITGQGNEAIAVQAMKAGAQDYIVKEQITPGGLQIAVNGAIETVRLRTQLQQRIERERVVSHITQQIHQSLNLDEILQTTVAEVRQFLHTDRVLIFRLKPNGDGIVIAESVGTEWRSLLSSTINDPCLAQSYLASNRPETVSYDPAFVENYIERYRQGYVSAIFDIQNSSIDSCHAELLAQFQVKANLVVPILQDNQFWGLLIAHHCASTRSWQPLEIDLLKELATQMSIALRQAELYQQAQHELKERQQAEAELRQSQERLRLALSASRMGTWNWNIQTGKISWSNNLEALFGMEPGEFDGSFEMFVARLHQDDRDRVLAAVERAVATKEDYDIEFRVVYPNGTIRWALSQGKVFYNQDGQPIQMAGIDLDITERKRSAEILRESEERFRQLAENIDAVFWIREVSENRVSYVSPAYQRLWGLNRQELYQGQQAWVDRIHPEDRESTQRAFEEKAIAGQFDEEYRIILTDGSIRWVRDRCFPLRDETGEIYRFAGIAEDISERQAALRERKRSFAALQESEERFRTSVENMLDCFGVYRAIRNEQGQIIDFVTEYVNDAACLNNQMTYKQQIGQGLCELLPGHRESGLFDEYCQVVETGQPLIKDSLVYEDDYGEQRLVRAFDIRVAKFGDGFVATWRDITVRQQTEEALRQSEEFKNRILESSSDCIKVLSLEGRLLYMNTGGLCLMEIDDLNSHLNTEWLCFWGGSYRQQAEEALAAAKTGEVRIFRGYCPTVKGTAKWWEVVVSPILDAFGQMERILLISRDITERKKTELLLQESEARLKLAYKATRSGVWDWDITRNSAHVSEEYCNLFGFDPTTEEVSFEDWLSRLHPGDRTSANEIVSRTIQQQQEYYETDYRILHPDGIRWLAARAKVFYDAVGNGVRMLGNVQDITDRKQVEEELRQSEERYRYLAEAIPQLVWTCNASGSCDYANQRLCDYTGLSFEEILGRGWLSAVHPDDRQAAQSMWNNAVDRGSSYRHEYRFQRASDSSYRWHLVLGLPLKDQQRQVVKWFGTCTDIHDQKELEVERNRLLAQEQAARAEAERANRIKDEFLAVLSHELRSPLNPILGWTKLLQTRKFNETKTAEALATIERNAKLQTQLIDDLLDVAKILRGKLSIDATPVNLASVIESAIDTVSTAAIAKSILLHPVLPNIGQVSGDSNRLQQIVWNLLSNAIKFTPKGGQVEIRLQRVDDQAHIIVRDTGKGINHEFLPYIFESFRQEDVSITRKYGGLGLGLAIVRQLVEAHGGTIAADSAGVGLGATFTVQLPLLNIEPEIKQIDELSQPALELTAIRVLAVDDDSDARELLTVLLGEYGATVLTVASAAEVLANLESFQPDVLVSDIGMPEVDGYNLIQHIRTLPPEKGGQIPAIALTAYARVDDYQRAITSGYQRHVTKPLDPEELVQAVVALAQIKMGAGDAGGAGEAGEAGEAGEAGGAGGD
- a CDS encoding four helix bundle protein is translated as MNKEAIKDHKELGIYKIAFEAAMKIFELSKKFPVEERYSLTDQIRRSSRSVCANLAEAWRKRRYEAAFVAKLNDCVRGACRRQAEAAETQTWIEFAVKCNYMNVEVGREVYASYN